One window of the Gavia stellata isolate bGavSte3 chromosome 9, bGavSte3.hap2, whole genome shotgun sequence genome contains the following:
- the HIF1AN gene encoding hypoxia-inducible factor 1-alpha inhibitor: MAAASSSAAAAGCREGPAVAAGPGWSDSQFRRYSFETRPIPRLSHSDPRAEELIENEEPVVLTDTNLVYPALKWDLDYLQENIGNGDFSVYSASTHKFLYYDEKKMANFKNFKPKSSREEMKFAEFVDRLKEIQQKGSAERLYLQQTLNDTVGRKIVVDFLGFNWNWINKQQGKRGWGQLTSNLLLIGMEGNVTPAHYDEQQNFFAQIKGYKRCILFPPDQFECLYPYPVHHPCDRQSQVDFDNPDYEKFPNFRSVVGYETVVGPGDVLYIPMYWWHHIESLLNGGITITVNFWYKGAPTPKRIEYPLKAHQKVAIMRNIEKMLGEALGNPQEVGPLLNMMIKGRYD, translated from the exons ATGGCGGCGGCCTCCTCctcggcggcggccgcgggctgCCGGGAGGGCCCGGCGGTAGCGGCAGGGCCCGGCTGGAGCGACTCCCAGTTCCGTCGTTACTCTTTCGAGACGCGGCCCATCCCGCGGCTCAGCCACAGCGACCCCCGCGCCGAGGAGCTCATCGAGAACGAG GAGCCAGTGGTGCTGACAGATACAAATCTGGTTTATCCTGCTCTGAAATGGGACCTGGACTACCTCCAGGAAAACATTGGCAATGGGGACTTCTCAGTGTATAGTGCCAGCACACACAAGTTTTTGTACTACGATGAGAAGAAGATGGCCAATTTTAAGAACTTCAAACCCAAGTCAAGCAGGGAAGAGATGAAGTTTGCTGAGTTTGTGGACAGACTCaaagaaatacaacaaaaagGGAGTGCTGAGAG GCTATATCTGCAGCAAACCCTGAATGACACAGTTGGACGGAAGATTGTGGTGGATTTCCTTGGCTTCAACTGGAACTGGATTAACAAGCAGCAAGGGAAACGTGGCTGGGGTCAACTGACTTCTAACTTGCTTCTTATTGGTATGGAAG GGAATGTGACACCAGCTCATTATGATGAGCAGCAGAACTTCTTCGCTCAGATTAAGGGTTACAAGAGGTGTATCCTGTTCCCTCCTGATCAGTTTGAATGCCTCTACCCTTATCCTGTGCACCATCCATGTGACAGACAGAGCCAG GTGGACTTTGACAATCCTGACTATGAGAAGTTTCCAAACTTCCGGAGCGTGGTTGGCTATGAGACGGTGGTGGGTCCGGGGGATGTGCTATACATACCTATGTACTG GTGGCACCACATTGAGTCTCTCCTGAATGGGGGTATTACCATCACTGTGAACTTCTGGTACAAG GGTGCCCCAACCCCAAAGAGAATTGAATATCCATTAAAGGCTCATCAGAAAGTGGCGATAATGAGGAACATTGAGAAGATGTTGGGAGAAGCCTTAGGAAATCCACAAGAG GTGGGTCCCTTGTTGAATATGATGATCAAGGGACGGTATGACTAA